The following coding sequences lie in one Eriocheir sinensis breed Jianghai 21 chromosome 19, ASM2467909v1, whole genome shotgun sequence genomic window:
- the LOC127000546 gene encoding pro-resilin-like isoform X1 has translation MAAKLSLLLLGLAATLASTDATSYGTTQQNAAPANYDFNWAVNDAPSSNNYGQQESRQGDNTKGSYYVQLPDGRLQRVDYTVSGDSGFVGQVTYEGEAQFPQQRYGAPTTRPTQGYVR, from the coding sequence ctctccctcctcctcctgggcctcGCCGCCACCCTCGCGAGCACCGATGCCACCTCCTACGGGACAACCCAGCAAAACGCCGCCCCCGCCAACTATGACTTCAACTGGGCCGTCAACGACGCGCCCTCCAGCAACAACTACGGTCAGCAGGAGTCCCGCCAGGGCGACAACACCAAGGGATCCTACTACGTGCAGCTGCCCGACGGCCGCCTCCAGCGCGTCGACTACACCGTCAGCGGCGACTCCGGCTTCGTGGGGCAGGTCACCTACGAGGGCGAggcccagttcccccagcagagATACGGCGCCCCCACCACCAGACCCACGCAGGGCTACGTCCGCTAG
- the LOC127000546 gene encoding pro-resilin-like isoform X2, translated as MAAKLSLLLLGLAATLASTDATSYGTTQQNAAPANYDFNWAVNDAPSSNNYGQQESRQGDNTKGSYYVQLPDGRLQRVDYTVSGDSGFVGQVTYEGEAQFPQQRYGAPTTRPTQGYVR; from the exons ATGGCCGCAAAG ctctccctcctcctcctgggcctcGCCGCCACCCTCGCGAGCACCGATGCCACCTCCTACGGGACAACCCAGCAAAACGCCGCCCCCGCCAACTATGACTTCAACTGGGCCGTCAACGACGCGCCCTCCAGCAACAACTACGGTCAGCAGGAGTCCCGCCAGGGCGACAACACCAAGGGATCCTACTACGTGCAGCTGCCCGACGGCCGCCTCCAGCGCGTCGACTACACCGTCAGCGGCGACTCCGGCTTCGTGGGGCAGGTCACCTACGAGGGCGAggcccagttcccccagcagagATACGGCGCCCCCACCACCAGACCCACGCAGGGCTACGTCCGCTAG